The following are encoded together in the Methanomassiliicoccales archaeon genome:
- a CDS encoding DUF2797 domain-containing protein: MFVRGDRLLKGGFECWHSLHALAYYWEGFRPRLAVYDVETESMQDLELVKELSRFEMSVEEERFCIGRFQEGRYVPCPDRARLDGPFAQCRSCASTWIPIQECIFEPKCAGDMCDSPLCRKEHVVYATFFGDVVKIGMTAGSRLVERSIEQGADAVAKLVRLPNRMEARKAEKHISALLGLPQRVRAETMANEVLKSPRPYELRAKHQEILSRLDGIYALLEDSLILLDGYPGLEELREVECAPAKVPPTGPHSGRLICIKGRYLFYESREKETLMLPLADVSSRHLELGHN; this comes from the coding sequence ATGTTCGTCCGTGGCGATCGCCTGCTCAAAGGAGGTTTTGAGTGTTGGCACTCCTTGCACGCCCTGGCATACTATTGGGAAGGGTTCAGGCCGAGGCTTGCCGTGTATGATGTGGAGACAGAATCGATGCAGGATCTGGAACTGGTAAAGGAGCTCTCTCGGTTTGAGATGAGCGTGGAGGAGGAGCGCTTCTGCATTGGGCGCTTCCAAGAAGGAAGATATGTGCCCTGCCCTGACCGTGCCAGGTTAGATGGTCCATTTGCTCAATGCAGGTCCTGCGCCAGCACATGGATACCAATACAAGAATGCATATTCGAGCCTAAGTGTGCCGGTGATATGTGCGACTCCCCCCTCTGCCGCAAGGAGCATGTAGTCTATGCCACCTTTTTCGGCGATGTGGTCAAGATAGGTATGACCGCAGGCTCCAGGCTAGTGGAGAGGTCGATAGAGCAAGGGGCTGATGCCGTGGCCAAGCTGGTAAGGTTACCCAATCGAATGGAGGCGAGGAAGGCAGAGAAGCATATCTCAGCCCTGTTGGGATTGCCGCAGAGGGTTAGGGCAGAGACAATGGCCAATGAGGTCCTAAAGAGTCCTCGTCCCTATGAGCTGCGAGCGAAGCATCAAGAGATATTGTCCCGCCTAGATGGGATTTATGCGCTGCTGGAGGACTCTCTTATCCTTCTCGATGGCTATCCTGGATTGGAGGAGCTGAGGGAGGTGGAGTGCGCTCCAGCAAAGGTCCCTCCCACTGGCCCTCACTCGGGCCGCCTCATCTGCATTAAAGGTCGATATTTATTTTACGAATCGCGGGAGAAGGAGACGCTCATGCTCCCCCTAGCTGATGTCTCCTCAAGACACCTGGAGCTGGGCCACAATTAA
- a CDS encoding RNA 2'-phosphotransferase: MLRECAEHGYFRGDLCPVCGEAGRFLMNDQELEQIGRTMAGALRHFPEKFGLTMDSQGFVSLRDFIAALKRQRERYHWVRPHHIIAIVETDPKGRYQISNDMIRATYGHSLPLELNLPTDNIPDLLYYPTTPEEADILLETGLKPSDRKLVHLSRTYNDALNAGLVRTDSPVILEIDSKKAVQDGIVIQRAGRTVFLTQEVPPNYIRRAERPEEQTEEIIERD, from the coding sequence ATGTTGCGTGAATGCGCTGAGCATGGATATTTCCGCGGCGACCTATGCCCTGTATGTGGCGAAGCTGGAAGATTCCTGATGAATGATCAGGAATTGGAGCAGATAGGCCGAACCATGGCTGGGGCCTTGAGACATTTCCCAGAGAAGTTCGGGCTGACCATGGATTCTCAAGGATTCGTCAGTCTGAGGGACTTCATCGCCGCGCTGAAGAGGCAGAGAGAGCGCTACCACTGGGTAAGACCTCATCACATCATTGCTATAGTCGAGACTGACCCTAAGGGAAGGTACCAGATCAGCAACGACATGATCCGCGCCACCTACGGCCACTCCCTTCCCCTGGAACTGAATCTGCCTACCGATAACATCCCCGATTTGCTCTACTATCCCACCACCCCAGAAGAGGCGGATATCCTTCTAGAAACTGGGCTCAAGCCTTCGGACCGCAAGCTGGTGCATCTTTCCAGAACCTATAACGATGCACTCAATGCGGGATTGGTGAGGACCGATAGCCCGGTGATCCTTGAGATAGACTCCAAGAAGGCCGTCCAAGACGGTATAGTCATTCAGAGGGCAGGAAGGACAGTCTTCTTGACTCAAGAGGTCCCTCCTAACTACATTAGGAGGGCGGAGAGGCCTGAGGAACAGACAGAAGAAATAATAGAGCGGGATTGA
- a CDS encoding ABC transporter permease — MMEGVSPAQISTVMSGQGLIVPLIVVMVIIYAGSMVVTSMGNEKENKTLETLLTLPVRRTYIVFGKLAGAAIVGLVLAGIYMMGLGYYMTSLTMGSSLDLSSYGIYLDLVDYLLVGISLFLALLSALALCMILGIFTKNYKAAQSMTLPITMLALIPMFILMFSDFDTLPLVAKILVFAIPFSQPIIAINSLMFGEVGIVLLGIAYEVIFALAAMFVAVSLFKKDILLTGRVKRPQTKGQRSRSIWTMRRR, encoded by the coding sequence ATGATGGAGGGCGTGAGCCCAGCCCAGATAAGCACAGTGATGAGCGGGCAAGGGCTCATCGTCCCGTTGATCGTGGTCATGGTGATAATTTACGCCGGCAGCATGGTGGTCACGTCCATGGGCAATGAGAAGGAGAACAAGACCTTGGAGACCCTGCTCACCCTGCCTGTAAGGAGGACCTACATAGTCTTCGGCAAGCTCGCCGGCGCGGCCATCGTAGGTCTGGTGCTGGCAGGTATCTACATGATGGGCTTAGGATATTACATGACCTCCTTGACCATGGGATCATCCTTGGATTTGAGCTCGTACGGCATCTACCTGGACTTGGTGGACTATCTGCTAGTGGGCATATCCCTCTTCCTAGCGCTCCTTTCCGCTCTAGCCTTGTGCATGATATTAGGGATATTCACCAAGAACTACAAGGCTGCTCAATCCATGACCCTTCCCATCACCATGCTAGCGCTCATCCCCATGTTCATACTGATGTTCAGCGATTTCGACACCCTTCCCCTGGTAGCGAAGATACTGGTCTTCGCCATTCCCTTTTCTCAACCTATAATCGCCATCAATTCCCTCATGTTTGGGGAGGTGGGAATAGTGTTGCTGGGCATAGCATATGAGGTGATATTCGCCTTAGCCGCCATGTTCGTGGCCGTATCTCTCTTCAAGAAGGATATCCTTCTCACTGGCCGAGTCAAACGACCACAAACCAAGGGCCAAAGGAGCAGGAGCATTTGGACCATGAGGAGGAGATGA
- a CDS encoding ABC transporter permease codes for MSSLWNIIKKEVKELLTPATLVPIIIFAVIFGMLGNAFGGATEEISKPPKIAIIDRDGSYISQAVYSDFASRSEVIYNGTDVEEAVAQLQAQNGVALFVIQPDFARNISENKSGVIKIYWIMKGAGIMDTMTSASADVLL; via the coding sequence ATGAGCAGCCTGTGGAATATAATCAAGAAAGAGGTCAAGGAGCTTTTAACTCCTGCGACACTGGTCCCCATCATAATCTTTGCCGTCATATTCGGCATGCTGGGGAATGCCTTCGGTGGGGCTACGGAGGAGATATCCAAGCCTCCCAAGATCGCCATCATAGACCGTGACGGGTCTTATATTTCCCAGGCTGTGTACTCCGACTTCGCATCGAGGTCAGAAGTCATATACAACGGCACCGATGTGGAGGAGGCAGTAGCGCAGTTGCAAGCCCAGAATGGCGTGGCCCTTTTTGTCATCCAACCCGATTTTGCTAGAAATATAAGCGAGAATAAATCGGGTGTGATTAAGATCTATTGGATCATGAAGGGCGCAGGAATAATGGATACCATGACCTCAGCTTCGGCAGATGTCCTCCTGTAG
- a CDS encoding ABC transporter ATP-binding protein: MVAVEVVNLRKKYGELEALKGISFSVNEGEVFGLIGPNGAGKTTALRVLATLLEVTSGEVRICGYDLVKQADEVRKIISYLPEDAGAYKNMKGIEYLRFICDFFGDKDKQQMLQRGIEIARLGERLNDRIDTYSKGMQRRLLVARALMIKPKLAILDELTSGLDVINAQTIRRTVKEAARQGTTVLLSSHNMLEVELMCDRIALIDDGRIVATGTPSELKANYAADNIEDVFVKVVG, encoded by the coding sequence ATGGTTGCTGTTGAGGTCGTCAATCTAAGAAAGAAATACGGTGAGCTTGAGGCGCTCAAAGGCATAAGCTTCAGCGTTAACGAGGGGGAGGTGTTCGGCCTTATCGGGCCTAACGGGGCAGGTAAAACCACGGCCCTAAGGGTATTGGCGACCTTATTGGAAGTAACCTCGGGCGAGGTGCGCATCTGCGGCTATGATTTAGTTAAGCAGGCGGATGAGGTGCGCAAGATAATTTCTTATCTCCCCGAGGATGCGGGAGCATACAAGAACATGAAGGGCATCGAATACCTTCGCTTCATATGCGATTTCTTTGGCGATAAGGACAAGCAGCAGATGCTGCAGAGAGGAATAGAGATCGCCCGCTTGGGGGAAAGGTTGAACGATCGCATAGATACATATTCCAAAGGCATGCAGCGCAGGCTGCTGGTAGCTAGAGCGCTGATGATAAAGCCCAAATTAGCCATCCTGGACGAGCTCACGTCAGGGTTGGATGTCATAAATGCTCAGACCATTCGCCGCACTGTTAAAGAAGCGGCCAGGCAAGGCACGACCGTGCTGCTGTCTTCGCACAACATGCTCGAGGTGGAGCTCATGTGCGACCGCATAGCGTTGATTGATGATGGCAGGATAGTAGCCACGGGTACGCCTTCCGAGCTGAAGGCCAATTATGCCGCCGATAATATCGAGGATGTGTTCGTGAAGGTGGTGGGATGA
- a CDS encoding tetrahydrofolate dehydrogenase/cyclohydrolase catalytic domain-containing protein translates to MPAQVIDCGRIAAQIKAELKERVMRLHLSGNTPGLGVVLVGEDPASKVYVSMKTKECRELGINSKQLNLPETVSEEELLRNLDYLQADPKIHGVLVQMPLPRHIAEAKVMERIEPDKDVDGFNPINVGKMLLGSPGMLPCTPQGIKELLLRSGNSPEGKHVVIVGRSNIVGKPMAAMLMQKGVGANATVTVCHSATKDLSYFTRQADVLIVAMGRPKAIGADMVKEGAVVVDVGMNRVDDPKSEKGYRLVGDVDFEAVSKKAKAITPVPGGVGLLTRAMLMVNTVRAAEMAVEKAKGRRR, encoded by the coding sequence ATGCCTGCACAGGTTATCGATTGCGGCAGGATAGCGGCACAGATTAAGGCAGAGCTGAAGGAGAGAGTTATGCGACTTCACTTGTCAGGGAATACGCCGGGCTTAGGCGTGGTGCTGGTGGGTGAGGATCCAGCCTCCAAGGTATACGTGAGCATGAAGACCAAGGAATGCCGGGAATTGGGCATAAACAGCAAACAGCTGAATCTCCCTGAGACGGTGTCCGAGGAAGAGTTGCTGCGAAATCTGGATTACCTGCAGGCCGATCCTAAGATCCATGGCGTCCTGGTGCAGATGCCACTACCGCGCCATATCGCCGAGGCCAAGGTCATGGAGCGCATCGAGCCGGATAAGGATGTTGACGGTTTCAACCCCATAAACGTGGGCAAGATGCTGCTGGGGTCTCCAGGCATGCTCCCCTGTACCCCACAAGGCATAAAGGAGCTTTTGCTGCGCAGCGGCAACTCGCCTGAAGGGAAGCATGTGGTGATTGTGGGGCGCAGCAACATTGTGGGCAAGCCCATGGCCGCGATGCTCATGCAGAAGGGGGTCGGGGCCAACGCTACCGTTACCGTGTGCCATTCCGCCACCAAGGACCTCTCTTATTTCACCAGACAGGCCGATGTGCTCATAGTGGCCATGGGAAGGCCCAAGGCCATAGGGGCAGATATGGTCAAGGAGGGGGCAGTGGTGGTGGACGTGGGGATGAATCGAGTGGATGACCCTAAGTCCGAGAAAGGATATCGTCTGGTGGGGGATGTGGATTTCGAAGCGGTCAGCAAGAAGGCCAAGGCCATAACTCCTGTGCCTGGAGGCGTTGGTCTGTTGACCCGGGCCATGCTCATGGTCAATACCGTGCGCGCGGCCGAGATGGCGGTAGAAAAGGCCAAGGGACGAAGACGTTAA
- a CDS encoding formate--tetrahydrofolate ligase, translating to MKTNIEIAQAAKCLPIEEVASKIGLSPDDLQRYGKYAAKIPLEVLRRFEDRPNGKLIVTTAVTPTPAGEGKTVTTIGLVQGLGKLNRRVIGALRQPSLGPVFGTKGGATGGGRSQVYPMWEIDLHFTGDIHAVGAAHNLLSAIIENHVNRKNELNIDPTRIIWKKAIDMNCRELRQIIVGLGGRGEGGVPHESGFIITAASEISAILALSTSMQDLKERLGRMIVAYTYDKKPVYAKQLGCIGAMALLLREAIKPNIVQTLEGEPMFIHGFPFANIAHGNNSLLATKYALKLADYVVTEAGFGTDLGAEKFFNIVCRVGGLRPDCAVLVASIRALKMHGGCPLEKCEVKNLEALERGLANLERHVLNVRKYGVPVVVAINHFQTDTVEEVELVMQHCRRLGVRSAVSFVFDQGGEGGVQLAHQVLEAIEKDQNSFKFLYDLNMPIRKKIETVAREMYGAGEIKFHAEAEKDLEWIEKNGYGGLPVCIAKTQHSVTDDPKIKGAPMGWTLTVKEVQVSAGAGFVVAICGDIMLIPGLPARPNALDMDVFDDGRIVGLN from the coding sequence GTGAAGACAAACATCGAGATCGCTCAGGCCGCCAAGTGTCTGCCTATCGAGGAAGTGGCCAGCAAGATAGGCCTATCCCCGGATGATCTGCAGCGCTACGGGAAATATGCCGCCAAGATACCCTTGGAAGTTCTGCGCCGCTTTGAGGATAGGCCCAATGGAAAGCTCATCGTCACCACGGCCGTCACCCCTACTCCCGCGGGGGAAGGCAAGACCGTAACCACCATAGGCCTTGTTCAGGGTTTGGGGAAATTGAACCGCCGGGTTATCGGCGCCTTGCGCCAGCCTTCCTTAGGCCCGGTATTCGGAACCAAAGGCGGAGCCACGGGAGGAGGCAGGTCACAAGTATATCCCATGTGGGAGATAGACCTTCACTTCACAGGTGACATCCATGCGGTGGGGGCGGCCCATAATCTGTTATCAGCCATAATCGAGAACCATGTTAACCGCAAGAATGAGCTGAATATCGATCCTACCCGCATCATCTGGAAGAAGGCCATAGACATGAACTGCCGGGAGCTGAGGCAGATAATCGTGGGTTTGGGGGGAAGAGGGGAAGGAGGCGTGCCGCATGAATCAGGTTTCATTATTACCGCTGCTTCTGAGATAAGCGCCATCTTGGCCTTGTCCACATCTATGCAAGACCTCAAGGAGCGGCTGGGGCGCATGATCGTGGCCTATACCTATGATAAGAAACCGGTGTATGCCAAGCAACTGGGATGCATAGGGGCTATGGCTCTGCTTTTGCGCGAGGCTATCAAGCCCAACATCGTCCAGACACTGGAAGGTGAGCCCATGTTCATACATGGCTTCCCCTTCGCCAACATCGCGCATGGCAATAATTCGTTGTTAGCCACCAAATACGCCCTCAAATTGGCGGATTACGTGGTCACAGAGGCAGGTTTCGGGACTGATCTAGGTGCAGAAAAATTCTTTAACATAGTCTGCCGCGTGGGTGGTCTGAGGCCGGACTGCGCGGTGCTAGTAGCCTCGATTAGGGCTCTCAAGATGCATGGAGGATGCCCCTTGGAGAAATGTGAGGTCAAGAACCTAGAGGCCCTGGAAAGAGGCCTGGCCAATCTAGAGAGGCATGTGCTCAACGTGCGCAAGTATGGCGTTCCAGTGGTGGTGGCCATCAATCATTTCCAGACCGATACGGTAGAGGAAGTGGAGCTGGTGATGCAGCATTGCCGTCGTCTTGGTGTGCGCTCTGCCGTCTCTTTCGTCTTCGATCAGGGCGGAGAGGGCGGCGTGCAATTGGCCCATCAAGTATTGGAGGCCATCGAGAAGGATCAGAACTCCTTCAAATTCTTGTACGACTTGAACATGCCCATCCGCAAGAAGATCGAGACGGTGGCCAGGGAGATGTATGGCGCGGGGGAGATCAAATTCCACGCTGAGGCTGAGAAAGACCTGGAATGGATAGAGAAGAACGGCTACGGAGGGCTGCCGGTGTGCATAGCTAAGACCCAGCATTCAGTTACCGACGACCCCAAGATCAAAGGCGCTCCCATGGGCTGGACTCTGACTGTGAAGGAGGTGCAGGTATCCGCCGGGGCAGGCTTCGTGGTGGCCATTTGCGGGGACATCATGTTGATACCGGGTCTGCCTGCCAGGCCTAACGCTTTGGACATGGATGTGTTCGACGACGGCAGGATCGTGGGTCTGAATTAA
- a CDS encoding polysaccharide deacetylase family protein, with amino-acid sequence MRVAAFTLDVDRDVNLPAPGKKEACSKCPERDRLEARFSSSAKGLCLAVDLLSELGIRATFFLEGETLIHLAREMDVRKLLSRHEVACHGVCHEDITGESTGLPLTGWEISEMLDRSKEIVKEVFSLEPQGFRAPYQHIDQRTLYLLHKKGFAYDSSFTRPIDDEGSIRPFKVAGELLEIPLASAMDLAGRKIVSYLWPMHEGRRAPEDYRRLAASVHHGVLVLATHSWHLVETYNRGILDEASTKANLHNLRRVLQGVREEGMEFLTMQEIAEAWKR; translated from the coding sequence ATGAGGGTAGCGGCCTTCACCTTGGATGTGGACAGGGACGTGAACCTCCCTGCACCAGGCAAGAAGGAGGCGTGCTCCAAATGCCCCGAGAGAGATAGGTTAGAGGCGAGATTCTCCTCCTCGGCCAAAGGCCTTTGTCTGGCCGTGGACTTGCTTTCAGAGTTGGGCATAAGGGCCACCTTCTTCCTGGAAGGCGAGACCCTTATCCACTTGGCCAGAGAGATGGATGTAAGGAAACTGCTCTCCCGCCATGAAGTGGCATGTCATGGGGTGTGCCATGAAGATATAACTGGTGAATCCACAGGTCTACCGCTCACAGGCTGGGAAATCTCAGAAATGCTGGACCGCTCCAAGGAGATTGTTAAAGAAGTATTCTCCCTCGAGCCTCAAGGCTTCCGTGCTCCATACCAACATATCGACCAAAGGACGCTCTATCTACTTCATAAGAAAGGTTTCGCTTATGATTCCTCTTTCACCAGGCCTATCGATGATGAGGGGAGCATCAGACCTTTTAAGGTGGCGGGGGAGCTGCTGGAGATACCTCTTGCGAGCGCCATGGACTTGGCCGGGAGAAAGATTGTCTCATATCTCTGGCCCATGCACGAAGGGAGAAGGGCACCGGAGGACTACCGCCGCTTGGCGGCCTCAGTACACCATGGCGTATTGGTCCTAGCCACCCATAGCTGGCATTTGGTAGAAACTTATAATCGCGGTATATTGGATGAAGCCTCGACAAAGGCTAACCTCCACAACCTGCGCCGAGTCCTACAGGGAGTGAGGGAGGAGGGCATGGAGTTCTTGACTATGCAGGAGATAGCCGAGGCCTGGAAAAGATGA
- a CDS encoding FAD-dependent oxidoreductase: MSLDEQTSKECEIKPLQDSTTENVRRVAIIGSGIAGLCAALSLGERGVPSIIIEKEHELGGLCAQLSCKGVERCVRCDVCLARDKIKLVRDSPGVEIIKDAEVMALEGRPGDFILRLTKSSQLLELKVGAVICSVGAIPFHPQSDRRLGYGEVADVITSLEMEKGLASSGRILVPSTAKEPSSLAFVQCVGSRDDRLRASYCSSYCCKSSFKLAQAVKTRVPACSVTFFYMDLRLQDPRENIRLWASLQENVELIRSRPSEILRGEDGRPLVRFVREDESIVEERSFDLVVLATGLRPVTNARKLSAALGIELDAFGFISTSTYDRWCSSRAGVFVAGSCAGPKDIVASAEDGAAAASRAIALLEGRS, from the coding sequence ATGAGCCTGGATGAGCAAACCTCCAAAGAGTGTGAGATCAAACCGCTTCAGGATAGTACAACTGAAAATGTTCGAAGAGTGGCTATTATAGGATCTGGAATAGCTGGCTTGTGCGCTGCACTGAGCCTCGGGGAGAGGGGAGTACCCTCCATCATAATCGAGAAGGAGCATGAATTGGGCGGGCTCTGCGCGCAGCTGAGCTGTAAGGGCGTGGAGCGATGCGTGCGATGCGATGTGTGCCTGGCAAGGGACAAGATAAAACTGGTCAGAGACTCGCCTGGGGTGGAGATAATTAAGGATGCGGAGGTTATGGCGCTCGAGGGAAGGCCAGGGGATTTCATTCTCCGCCTTACCAAGTCATCCCAGTTGTTAGAGCTCAAAGTGGGGGCAGTCATATGCTCCGTCGGAGCTATTCCTTTCCATCCCCAATCGGACAGGAGGCTGGGATATGGTGAAGTAGCGGATGTCATCACCTCTTTAGAGATGGAGAAGGGATTGGCAAGCTCAGGCAGGATCCTTGTTCCATCCACCGCAAAGGAGCCCAGCAGCCTGGCCTTCGTCCAATGCGTAGGTTCGCGGGATGACAGACTGCGCGCCTCCTACTGTTCTAGCTATTGCTGTAAATCCTCTTTCAAGCTGGCACAAGCCGTCAAAACCAGGGTTCCCGCTTGCAGTGTAACCTTCTTTTATATGGACCTCAGGCTGCAGGACCCTAGGGAGAACATCAGGCTATGGGCTTCCCTTCAGGAGAATGTGGAACTCATAAGATCGAGGCCTTCGGAGATCCTTAGGGGCGAGGACGGTAGGCCATTGGTCCGCTTCGTCCGAGAGGATGAGAGTATCGTCGAAGAGCGTTCTTTTGATCTGGTGGTCCTTGCTACGGGGCTTCGGCCAGTAACGAACGCAAGAAAATTGAGCGCAGCGTTGGGGATTGAACTTGATGCGTTCGGTTTCATCTCCACGAGCACATACGACAGGTGGTGCTCGAGCAGAGCTGGTGTTTTCGTCGCGGGTTCCTGCGCGGGCCCCAAGGATATCGTGGCCAGCGCGGAGGATGGAGCAGCCGCGGCTAGCAGGGCAATAGCTCTTCTGGAGGGTCGCTCATGA
- a CDS encoding 4Fe-4S binding protein: MSDECVYVMVCSWAGGERPPFQVQELVEYAAGLKGVAAAFLIPRLCKSEGREQARALLKNSKANRVVLVGCHDSGFRAEFAKLMEGSGLSPYGLEIANVRELAAYIHPPEAALRKAKAMMAAAVEKMRAWNPPPTFLEGRTLRRVAVIGSGLTATLASRELVAQGLEVEVIVPKNQISTPPSYIFADEKEMKRGHSTLKELEAKVKVLWGKRVIRCEGVPGDFELEMESAEGISRARYGAIILAPEPCLELRDLEGRPVQESRMANSNHISIVVLPGGRSSGTDCSCISPRATLFALKAKANASNLSISLLGRELRAMGKMEALQRQAQCLGVTFYRLQGEVHWQGSGPYEISFQDSLLGPIRLKADLVLRDSITNAEAEELARIFKLPLDDKGDILRMDSRLRPGETVRAGILACRYRLGNMLFEDLEREAAAAAARAAELLKGNARREGALAQVDKEKCSACLSCVRICPYSAPRIGEGGKAEVIPELCQGCGACAPLCPSRAIAMHMDTEEQIYAQTRALLRCLG, from the coding sequence ATGAGCGATGAGTGTGTATATGTTATGGTGTGCTCATGGGCAGGAGGAGAGCGACCCCCCTTCCAGGTGCAAGAGCTGGTTGAATATGCGGCAGGGCTAAAGGGAGTCGCTGCTGCCTTTCTCATCCCTCGATTGTGCAAGAGCGAGGGCAGGGAGCAGGCGCGTGCTTTACTGAAAAACTCCAAGGCTAACAGAGTGGTGTTGGTTGGTTGTCACGATTCAGGATTTAGAGCAGAATTCGCCAAGCTGATGGAAGGATCAGGCTTGAGTCCATACGGTCTCGAAATTGCGAACGTTAGGGAATTGGCTGCCTACATCCATCCGCCGGAGGCGGCGTTAAGAAAGGCCAAGGCCATGATGGCCGCCGCGGTGGAAAAGATGAGGGCCTGGAATCCGCCGCCCACTTTCCTAGAGGGAAGAACTTTGCGCAGGGTGGCCGTCATAGGGAGTGGTCTTACCGCCACCTTGGCTTCGCGAGAACTGGTAGCTCAAGGCTTGGAAGTGGAAGTGATCGTCCCGAAGAATCAGATCAGCACCCCCCCCTCCTATATCTTTGCTGATGAGAAGGAGATGAAAAGAGGTCATAGCACATTAAAAGAGTTGGAAGCTAAGGTTAAAGTACTGTGGGGCAAGAGAGTCATCCGCTGTGAGGGTGTACCAGGAGATTTTGAGCTGGAGATGGAAAGCGCGGAAGGCATTTCCCGAGCCCGCTACGGGGCTATCATCCTAGCTCCAGAACCTTGCTTGGAGCTCAGGGACCTAGAGGGGAGACCAGTTCAGGAGAGTAGGATGGCGAATTCTAATCACATTTCGATCGTGGTCTTGCCCGGAGGCAGGAGTTCCGGCACGGATTGTTCCTGCATCTCTCCGCGCGCCACGCTATTCGCCCTGAAGGCCAAGGCGAACGCGTCGAACCTGAGCATCTCGCTCTTAGGAAGGGAATTAAGGGCGATGGGAAAGATGGAGGCGTTGCAGCGCCAGGCCCAATGCCTGGGGGTTACGTTCTATAGACTTCAAGGGGAGGTGCATTGGCAGGGCTCGGGGCCATATGAGATTAGCTTCCAGGATTCGCTATTAGGGCCAATCCGCTTGAAGGCAGATTTGGTGCTCAGGGACAGCATCACCAATGCGGAGGCGGAAGAACTCGCTAGGATATTCAAACTTCCCCTGGATGACAAGGGTGACATCCTACGGATGGATTCTAGGCTCAGACCAGGTGAGACGGTCAGGGCTGGGATATTGGCGTGTCGATACCGCCTAGGCAATATGTTATTCGAAGACCTGGAGAGAGAGGCGGCTGCAGCCGCAGCGCGAGCGGCGGAGCTGCTTAAAGGGAATGCCCGGCGCGAGGGGGCGCTGGCGCAGGTTGACAAGGAAAAATGCTCGGCCTGCCTGAGCTGTGTGCGCATCTGCCCTTATTCCGCTCCGCGCATAGGGGAGGGAGGCAAGGCCGAAGTCATTCCAGAGTTATGCCAGGGTTGCGGAGCCTGCGCACCTCTCTGTCCCAGCCGCGCCATAGCGATGCATATGGACACTGAAGAGCAGATATACGCCCAAACCAGGGCGCTCTTGAGGTGCTTAGGATGA
- a CDS encoding hydrogenase iron-sulfur subunit, translated as MRIIGFVCEHGGASAFRLAGERKLELPTEVALISLPCLGRLDVMHILRAFREGADAVFVAGCLEGNCHHLYGNIEAAKRVEQAKRILEQVGLGKERLEMFHLSSDQSWKAKEVAELMLERAKEIGESPLGVRG; from the coding sequence ATGAGGATAATAGGCTTCGTGTGCGAGCACGGCGGCGCATCAGCTTTTCGTCTGGCAGGAGAACGCAAGCTAGAGTTGCCCACGGAGGTCGCTCTCATCTCATTGCCATGTTTAGGGAGGCTGGACGTGATGCACATCCTTAGGGCTTTCCGAGAAGGAGCGGACGCAGTTTTCGTGGCGGGATGCCTGGAGGGCAATTGCCATCATTTATATGGCAACATAGAAGCAGCCAAGAGGGTGGAACAGGCCAAGCGCATCCTTGAGCAAGTGGGCTTGGGGAAAGAGAGGCTAGAGATGTTCCATCTCTCCTCGGACCAATCGTGGAAAGCGAAGGAGGTGGCCGAACTCATGCTCGAACGAGCTAAGGAGATAGGGGAGAGCCCGTTGGGGGTAAGAGGATGA